The following coding sequences are from one Pseudonocardia sp. EC080619-01 window:
- a CDS encoding TauD/TfdA family dioxygenase: MAVTAADGRRRGEARPELKCLVDETGVVPRTASVDDARAVLAEDGVVRIPGAGLDPECLVVTAARVLGGRLRELFGIRPQGGTDSPALGLHNDGAYLQGDVHGRTVRLRDPDEDYLLMHCTSPAPSGGDSVLVDGYALVDRLATDHPELHAFVTGADTDFFGTRVDPPRGVPATPLLRRMVEYTRGGRRAVRASDYALPVPRVPEWDEHLARIEEYADLLATASEAAPRFRMDSGDLLILDNYRFLHGRDAFSGSRTLHVLSVRTTEAF, translated from the coding sequence GTGGCGGTGACGGCAGCGGACGGACGGCGGCGGGGCGAGGCCCGGCCCGAGCTGAAGTGCCTGGTGGACGAGACCGGGGTGGTGCCGCGCACCGCCTCGGTCGACGACGCCCGCGCGGTGCTCGCCGAAGACGGTGTCGTGCGGATCCCCGGGGCGGGGCTCGACCCGGAGTGCCTCGTCGTGACCGCGGCCCGGGTGCTCGGGGGCCGGTTGCGCGAGCTGTTCGGGATCCGCCCGCAGGGCGGGACCGACTCCCCCGCACTGGGCCTGCACAACGACGGCGCGTACCTCCAGGGCGACGTGCACGGGCGCACCGTGCGCCTGCGCGACCCCGACGAGGACTACCTGCTGATGCACTGCACGTCGCCGGCGCCGTCCGGCGGGGACTCGGTGCTCGTCGACGGCTACGCCCTGGTCGACCGGCTGGCCACCGACCACCCGGAGCTGCACGCGTTCGTCACCGGTGCCGACACCGACTTCTTCGGGACGCGGGTGGACCCGCCGCGCGGGGTGCCGGCCACACCCCTGCTCCGCAGGATGGTCGAGTACACCCGGGGTGGCCGCCGCGCGGTGCGGGCCAGCGACTACGCGCTCCCGGTGCCCCGTGTCCCCGAGTGGGACGAGCACCTCGCCCGGATCGAGGAGTACGCCGACCTGCTCGCGACGGCGTCCGAGGCGGCCCCGCGGTTCCGGATGGACAGCGGTGACCTGCTGATCCTCGACAACTACCGGTTCCTGCACGGTCGCGACGCCTTCAGCGGCTCGCGCACCCTGCACGTCCTGTCGGTCAGGACGACCGAGGCCTTCTGA